The Bacillaceae bacterium IKA-2 DNA window TTAACCTGGTCTGAGCCTATTGCATCAGCGATTGCATATCTGTTCAGTTGGTTGCCAACATCAGTCGCAGGGGGACTATTCTTTCTGAATTGGTGGTTACACTTATTATTCATCCTTTCATTTTTAGTGTATATCCCACAAGGAAAGCACGCCCACTTAATTGCCGGAAGTGTAAACGTTTTCTTAGGCAGAACACACAAAGTAGGGCAATTAGCTTCAATTAATTTTGAAGATGAAGATCAAGAAGTTTTTGGAATCAATAAAATTGAAGGCTTTAATCAAAAGCAGCTCTTAGATTTATATTCTTGTGTCGAATGTGGACGATGTACAAATGTGTGTCCGGCATCAGTAACAGGAAAAGTCTTATCGCCAATGGATTTAATTCTTAGGCTTCGTGATCACCTTACTGAAAAAGGTGCAGTTGTGACGTCGAGGAAACCTTGGCTTCCGGAGTTTGCTTTTAATAAAACAAAAGGAAACCAGTTAGCGATGCAAGGAGCTGGCGGTCAAGAAGTTGCCGCGGGTTATGATGTATCAATGATTGGGGACGTTATTACAGAAGAGGAAATTTGGGCTTGTACAACCTGCCGTAATTGTGAAGATGAATGTCCGGTCATGAATGAGCATGTCGATAAAATTATTGATATGCGCCGTTACCTGGTTCTGACAGAAGGTAAACTCGACCCAGATGCACAGCGGGCTATTACCAATATTGAGCGTCAAGGTAATCCGTGGGGAATCAATCGTAAAGAACGTGAAAATTGGATCGGAATGCGCGATGATATTAAGGTTCCTACTGTGAAGGAAATGGAAAAATCAGGCGAAGACTATGAATATTTATTCTTTGTTGGTTCGATGGGAGCATACGATAACCGCAGTCAAAAAGTGGCTCAATCTTTTGCTCGTGTTATGAATGAGGCTGGAATTAAGTTTGCTGTTCTTGGTAACAAAGAGAAGAACTCAGGGGACACACCACGTCGAATTGGCAATGAGTTTTTATTCCAAGAGTTAGCAGCGTCAAATATTGAGTTATTCCAAAAGCATACGATTAAGAAAATCGT harbors:
- a CDS encoding (Fe-S)-binding protein, with protein sequence MDSLSFVNWALFLIVTGYAIYLFSSLVKTRYEFIKLGKKAEWKQTTKDRIDAVVVNIFGQKKLLKDKKSGIIHVLFFYGFLLVQFGAIDLIWKGLATDSHLPLGPLYPVFTFLQEIVVLLVLVAVVWGFYRRYIEKLVRLKRSLLAGLVYILIGGLMISTLLANGMGLVWHGHELTWSEPIASAIAYLFSWLPTSVAGGLFFLNWWLHLLFILSFLVYIPQGKHAHLIAGSVNVFLGRTHKVGQLASINFEDEDQEVFGINKIEGFNQKQLLDLYSCVECGRCTNVCPASVTGKVLSPMDLILRLRDHLTEKGAVVTSRKPWLPEFAFNKTKGNQLAMQGAGGQEVAAGYDVSMIGDVITEEEIWACTTCRNCEDECPVMNEHVDKIIDMRRYLVLTEGKLDPDAQRAITNIERQGNPWGINRKERENWIGMRDDIKVPTVKEMEKSGEDYEYLFFVGSMGAYDNRSQKVAQSFARVMNEAGIKFAVLGNKEKNSGDTPRRIGNEFLFQELAASNIELFQKHTIKKIVTIDPHAYNTFKNEYPEFGLEAEVFHHTELLEKWINEGKLKPELEVNETITFHDPCYLGRYNEGYEAPRNILKSIPGVKLVEMERNRESAMCCGAGGGLMWMEENVGTRINVARTEQALEVKPTIIGSGCPYCLTMLSDGTKAKEVDEAVQTLDVVEILEKSLQLKMVN